Proteins from a genomic interval of Chryseobacterium indologenes:
- a CDS encoding GNAT family N-acetyltransferase, protein MKNHEEITISKVEDYQVFEVLPYVMEFRRQLYPLLDPLIVPKDLVNFEQNYIHSDSGAFLQARTTNGKLIGVIGMMPYDYRFPHLNIGDETTVEVARLFVNPEHRRNGVATLLFQELVKRAQQKNIKRLYLHTHPFLQGAYEYWLKQGFILLKSCYEASYPTLHMELMISGQ, encoded by the coding sequence ATGAAAAATCATGAAGAAATAACCATTTCGAAGGTGGAAGACTATCAAGTGTTTGAAGTACTGCCTTATGTTATGGAATTCAGACGTCAGCTATATCCGTTACTGGATCCGTTGATTGTTCCAAAAGATCTGGTAAATTTTGAACAAAATTACATCCATTCCGATTCCGGAGCTTTTTTACAGGCCCGCACAACCAACGGAAAACTGATAGGGGTTATTGGAATGATGCCTTATGATTACCGGTTTCCTCACCTGAATATCGGCGACGAAACGACCGTGGAAGTTGCAAGGTTATTTGTAAACCCAGAACATCGGAGAAATGGTGTTGCCACCTTATTATTTCAGGAACTGGTAAAGAGGGCACAGCAAAAAAATATAAAACGGCTCTACCTGCATACCCACCCTTTCCTGCAGGGAGCATATGAATATTGGCTCAAACAGGGTTTTATACTGCTGAAATCCTGTTACGAAGCCAGCTATCCTACATTACACATGGAATTAATGATTTCAGGACAATAA
- a CDS encoding iron ABC transporter permease — MKRYSKNIILLILFPVLLVCISLVIGSSQNIGFGELFHHIALELGMSKDTTVLQGSLPTILWQVRLPRIVLTFLVGASLASSGGVLQAVFRNPIVDPFTLGISSGSAFGAALAMLFPVLAVNASAFIFGVAAVAITYLVSYAGAKTSIVSMVLAGMIVSGVFTALLTVLQYLSDPYKLQAIVQWTMGNLHTASWQKVQTAIFPVIIGLLVIVILRWKLNLLALGDHEAMAVGVNPTLLKLILMAVTTMITASSVAAVGVISLFGLIVPHISRMIFGPDNSITVWANISIGGTFLLLIDDFSRTVMPFEIPIGVFTMIIGAPIFMYLMRKKAINWNS; from the coding sequence ATGAAGCGATATAGTAAAAATATCATATTACTGATTCTGTTTCCTGTTCTTCTGGTATGCATTTCCCTTGTAATAGGTTCCAGCCAGAATATAGGTTTTGGGGAATTGTTTCATCACATAGCCTTAGAATTGGGAATGTCCAAAGATACAACTGTTTTGCAGGGAAGTTTGCCTACTATTTTATGGCAGGTACGCTTACCGCGGATTGTTCTTACTTTTCTGGTGGGTGCTTCGCTGGCTTCCTCCGGAGGTGTTCTTCAGGCGGTATTCAGAAATCCTATCGTTGATCCTTTTACGTTGGGCATTTCCTCAGGTTCAGCTTTTGGAGCTGCATTGGCGATGTTATTCCCTGTTTTGGCGGTTAATGCTTCAGCCTTCATTTTCGGAGTAGCTGCGGTTGCCATCACCTATCTGGTTTCTTATGCGGGGGCTAAAACTTCTATTGTCAGTATGGTTCTGGCAGGGATGATCGTTTCAGGAGTATTTACGGCATTGCTGACGGTATTGCAATATCTCAGTGATCCTTACAAACTGCAGGCTATTGTACAATGGACAATGGGAAACCTGCATACGGCCTCCTGGCAGAAAGTCCAAACTGCGATATTTCCTGTTATCATTGGTTTATTGGTGATTGTAATTCTTCGGTGGAAGCTGAACCTTCTGGCATTGGGAGATCATGAGGCGATGGCAGTAGGGGTGAATCCTACCCTTTTGAAACTAATCCTGATGGCCGTTACCACTATGATTACAGCTTCGTCCGTAGCAGCTGTTGGAGTGATCAGTTTGTTTGGGTTGATTGTTCCTCATATCAGCAGAATGATTTTCGGACCTGATAATTCGATTACAGTTTGGGCTAATATCAGCATTGGTGGAACATTCTTACTGCTGATTGATGACTTCTCACGAACTGTAATGCCTTTTGAAATTCCCATCGGTGTATTCACGATGATCATCGGTGCCCCGATTTTTATGTATCTCATGCGAAAAAAAGCTATAAACTGGAACTCATGA
- a CDS encoding urease accessory protein UreE, with translation MNTVQPVVIDEVKTGLDLIAQHPDVLEIEWFETQKQKLTRATRSGLVLELRLPLKKEWQQGDALYSNGQLTAAITIKTCLTICFPVRNDREAADFCYFIGNQHLPVFLVSGQQFAVPYDGRLYEQLSTRYGGRIELKDSQLLSTQSLRHLAKNKAYEH, from the coding sequence ATGAATACAGTGCAACCAGTCGTAATCGATGAAGTAAAAACAGGACTTGACCTCATCGCTCAACACCCTGACGTTCTGGAAATCGAATGGTTTGAAACTCAAAAACAAAAACTCACCCGGGCTACCAGGTCCGGGTTGGTTTTAGAGCTGAGATTGCCGCTCAAAAAAGAATGGCAGCAAGGAGATGCTTTATATAGTAATGGTCAATTAACGGCTGCTATTACGATCAAAACATGTCTTACTATATGTTTTCCGGTAAGAAATGATAGAGAAGCTGCAGACTTCTGTTATTTTATAGGAAATCAGCATCTGCCTGTATTTCTCGTCTCAGGTCAACAATTTGCCGTTCCTTACGACGGACGTCTCTATGAACAACTCTCCACAAGATATGGCGGTCGTATTGAGCTTAAAGACTCGCAGTTATTATCCACCCAATCTCTACGCCATCTGGCAAAAAATAAAGCATATGAACATTAA
- a CDS encoding FAD-dependent monooxygenase — protein MLTDHKSIAIVGGGPAGLTLARLLQLKNANVKVYERDINQHARVQGSPLDLHEDSGLAALRKADLMEEFKKTFRPGADKTLILNPQTEVLYSDHETKPEENFGHEHFRPEIDRGPLRTMLLKSLQPDTVLWDSHFISMEPQNEGWILHFKNGISAYADLVIASDGARSKIRPYLTDIKPVYSGVLMLEGNVSKTAAPQIDALINSGKIMAFGNAQNILIGQKGNGDLGFYASFKADENWPETSNLDFSDTTEVLRWFKEQYSEWSNIWDELFEHAYTPFIPRPIYYMPLDQAWETQPNLTLIGDAAHVMPPFAGEGANMAMLDALKLSEYLTNSQYNTLKEAIAAYETNMRKQADTAIQESLENGERMHSEYALENMLDFFSGHS, from the coding sequence ATGCTGACAGATCATAAATCGATAGCGATTGTAGGTGGTGGTCCTGCGGGACTTACCCTGGCCAGACTTTTACAATTGAAAAATGCCAATGTAAAGGTATACGAAAGAGATATAAACCAACATGCCCGTGTTCAGGGTTCCCCTCTTGACTTGCATGAAGATTCGGGATTGGCTGCTTTAAGGAAGGCCGATCTCATGGAAGAATTTAAAAAGACCTTCCGCCCCGGAGCCGATAAAACACTCATCCTCAATCCACAAACAGAAGTGCTTTACAGTGACCATGAAACAAAACCCGAAGAAAATTTTGGTCATGAACATTTTCGGCCCGAAATAGATCGCGGTCCTTTAAGAACAATGTTGCTGAAGTCTTTACAGCCCGATACGGTACTATGGGACAGTCACTTTATTTCCATGGAACCACAGAATGAAGGTTGGATACTTCACTTTAAAAACGGAATTTCAGCTTATGCCGATCTTGTCATTGCTTCGGATGGAGCCCGTTCAAAGATCCGTCCTTACCTTACAGACATCAAACCTGTTTATTCAGGAGTATTGATGCTGGAAGGAAACGTTTCAAAGACAGCAGCTCCACAAATTGATGCCTTAATTAACAGTGGTAAAATCATGGCTTTTGGAAATGCTCAAAATATATTGATAGGACAGAAAGGAAATGGTGATCTCGGATTTTATGCCAGTTTTAAAGCAGATGAAAATTGGCCGGAAACAAGTAATCTTGATTTTTCCGATACTACCGAAGTTCTACGATGGTTTAAAGAACAGTATTCAGAATGGAGTAATATTTGGGATGAATTATTTGAACATGCTTATACTCCCTTTATTCCTCGTCCGATTTATTATATGCCTTTAGATCAGGCTTGGGAGACCCAACCTAACCTGACTTTAATAGGTGATGCAGCCCATGTAATGCCTCCGTTTGCCGGCGAAGGAGCCAATATGGCAATGCTCGACGCTTTGAAACTGAGTGAATATCTCACAAATAGTCAATACAATACACTAAAAGAAGCGATTGCCGCTTACGAGACAAATATGCGTAAGCAAGCGGATACAGCCATTCAGGAATCACTTGAGAATGGAGAAAGAATGCATTCAGAATATGCACTGGAAAATATGCTTGATTTTTTCAGTGGACATTCCTGA
- a CDS encoding TonB-dependent siderophore receptor, translated as MKHTAKKVLYINGIMLLLPFALSAQETHPVFGKVLNQEGKIISNATVSINHGTPTTTSKDGSFIFKTPVQYPAQLMIDAKGYSESHITIDSLSYDDKNGITIRLAENQTNIQEVLITARRNNSYLTNTLELGGKFSGNLKDLPQSVSIVSSEFMEDKQAYTTREVAQDLAGVTTASSYDDLIIRGFKSGYETGIRLVNGLRSGYSYGNSYYRSPLTINLESVSVLKGPGASLFGDITPGGTINMVTKKPLETQKGSVNFSVGSFQTFRTNIDLGGPLDKEKKILYRLNAGYEDSKTFRNVNQQKNFMVAPSFTFKPFDGTQVDIDWVYDQFHGYLDRGMGLRNNDFYALPRSFTLSQPSDFYNTKTLSFSARLSQRLTHNLSLNASYMKSIYQEDVNEHRTLNSYANAPANTIMNMRFFDRHGKDYTDNSVVYLKWDLTGHKTEHHIIAGVDYAQYEGDSNNRQREARQQKIDGKIVPLTFDLNNPTYTTHDLSNYVWLPQGNYPFLSPYKTTGIYVQDQISFADRLKLVVGLRHEHYYSETVSAADRFHATQNAWLPRVGLTYQINDQINYFASYSQGFAPVGANFIQNYHDYGADKPFTAEHSFQIETGLKTGFFKNQLQMDLSLFRIERKNMLIATGEISTTGFPVYRQSGQAVSKGVEIDIRGQLTKEFQVMANYTWNQTEVKSSSIASEVDQALPGAPQNMASMWLKYVFSTSALKGLGFGAGVYYVDTRRMDNSIGKDSTGNALWGEWPSYTTVNAAVYYHIGKMKMAVNVNNVFNKYYFLGGFDYTRAFPGAPRNVMVSLGYSF; from the coding sequence ATGAAGCACACAGCCAAAAAAGTATTGTACATCAATGGTATAATGCTCCTACTTCCTTTTGCCTTATCAGCACAGGAAACCCATCCTGTTTTTGGAAAAGTTTTAAATCAGGAAGGTAAAATTATTTCGAATGCTACTGTTTCCATCAATCATGGAACGCCCACAACAACGAGCAAAGACGGAAGTTTTATATTTAAAACACCCGTTCAGTATCCGGCCCAGCTGATGATTGACGCCAAAGGATATTCAGAATCCCATATCACTATAGATTCTCTTTCTTATGATGATAAAAACGGGATCACCATTCGCCTTGCCGAAAATCAGACAAATATTCAGGAGGTCTTGATTACCGCGAGAAGAAACAATTCTTATCTTACCAATACTCTTGAATTAGGCGGAAAATTTTCAGGAAACTTAAAAGATCTTCCTCAATCTGTTTCTATCGTCAGCAGTGAGTTCATGGAGGATAAACAAGCCTATACGACCCGTGAAGTGGCACAGGATCTGGCAGGAGTTACCACAGCTTCTTCGTATGATGATCTTATTATCCGTGGTTTCAAAAGTGGCTATGAGACCGGGATTCGTCTGGTGAATGGTCTGCGCTCAGGATATAGCTATGGTAATAGTTATTATCGTTCTCCATTGACCATTAATTTAGAAAGCGTTTCCGTTTTAAAAGGACCGGGAGCTTCTTTATTTGGTGATATTACACCGGGAGGTACTATTAATATGGTGACTAAAAAACCATTGGAAACACAAAAAGGATCTGTTAATTTCTCCGTGGGAAGCTTTCAGACTTTCCGTACCAATATTGATCTTGGAGGCCCTTTAGACAAAGAAAAGAAAATTCTGTACCGACTGAATGCCGGTTATGAAGACAGCAAAACCTTCCGTAATGTCAATCAACAGAAAAACTTTATGGTGGCTCCGTCATTTACTTTTAAACCTTTTGATGGGACACAGGTGGATATTGATTGGGTATATGATCAGTTTCACGGCTATCTTGACCGGGGAATGGGGTTGAGAAATAATGACTTCTACGCCTTACCACGTTCTTTTACTTTAAGTCAACCTTCTGATTTTTATAATACGAAAACATTATCATTCAGTGCGAGGCTGAGCCAGCGGCTTACTCATAATTTGTCATTGAATGCCAGTTATATGAAATCGATCTACCAGGAGGATGTCAATGAACACCGCACGCTGAACAGTTATGCTAATGCTCCTGCCAATACGATTATGAATATGCGTTTCTTTGACCGTCACGGAAAAGACTACACAGATAATTCCGTAGTCTATCTGAAATGGGATCTTACCGGGCATAAAACAGAACATCATATCATTGCGGGAGTCGATTATGCCCAGTATGAAGGAGACAGCAACAACCGGCAAAGAGAAGCCAGACAACAAAAAATAGACGGAAAGATTGTCCCGTTGACCTTTGACCTCAACAATCCTACGTATACCACTCATGATCTCAGCAATTATGTATGGCTGCCACAAGGTAACTATCCTTTCCTGAGTCCTTATAAAACAACCGGAATCTACGTACAGGATCAGATTTCTTTTGCGGACCGGTTAAAATTGGTGGTCGGATTACGTCATGAGCATTATTATTCAGAAACCGTAAGTGCCGCGGATCGTTTTCATGCCACGCAAAATGCATGGCTACCCCGTGTTGGACTGACCTACCAGATTAATGATCAGATTAATTATTTCGCAAGCTACTCACAGGGATTCGCCCCTGTTGGTGCCAATTTCATTCAGAACTATCATGATTATGGAGCTGATAAACCTTTCACAGCAGAACATAGTTTCCAGATTGAGACAGGTCTTAAAACAGGATTTTTTAAGAACCAATTGCAAATGGATTTGTCTTTATTCCGGATTGAACGTAAAAATATGTTGATTGCCACAGGTGAAATCAGTACTACAGGATTTCCGGTTTACAGGCAATCCGGACAGGCAGTGTCAAAAGGGGTTGAGATTGATATCCGCGGCCAGCTGACCAAAGAATTTCAGGTGATGGCCAATTATACCTGGAACCAAACAGAGGTTAAATCCTCTTCTATTGCTTCAGAAGTGGATCAAGCTTTACCGGGAGCTCCCCAAAATATGGCCAGCATGTGGCTGAAATATGTTTTCTCAACCTCAGCTTTGAAAGGTTTGGGATTTGGAGCGGGAGTGTATTATGTAGACACCAGACGTATGGATAACAGCATTGGAAAAGACAGTACCGGAAATGCGCTGTGGGGAGAATGGCCTTCTTATACCACTGTAAATGCAGCGGTTTATTATCACATCGGAAAAATGAAAATGGCAGTAAATGTCAACAACGTTTTCAACAAATATTATTTCCTGGGAGGTTTTGATTATACCCGAGCGTTCCCGGGCGCTCCAAGAAACGTAATGGTTTCTTTAGGGTATTCATTCTAA
- a CDS encoding ABC transporter ATP-binding protein, giving the protein MTHLISIEQLSFDYGKDKVLKNVNAGFQKGKLSVILGRNGSGKSTLFKIIAGLEKNYKGNIRIAGKERRKIKTGTKSPVRLGFLTQFHQTTFPFKVMDVVLTGRASFSRFSPQSTDYEAVEDILQKFNLTHLKDKSYTSLSGGERQLVLLCRVLVQKPDILMLDEPTNHLDLHYQVAVLEVIRQLVNEGTTVLCVMHDPNLAFQFGDDFFVMRQNELVPVQSLEKDELKQLLEDTYQVPLHVLDNQGTPMFAPQLK; this is encoded by the coding sequence ATGACCCATCTGATTAGTATAGAACAGCTTTCTTTTGATTACGGAAAAGATAAGGTATTAAAAAATGTAAATGCAGGATTTCAGAAAGGGAAACTCTCTGTGATCCTTGGCAGGAACGGCAGCGGTAAATCCACTTTGTTTAAAATCATAGCCGGTCTTGAAAAAAATTACAAAGGAAACATCAGGATTGCCGGTAAAGAGCGTCGAAAAATAAAAACAGGAACAAAGTCTCCGGTCCGTCTTGGTTTTTTAACTCAATTCCATCAGACTACTTTTCCGTTTAAAGTCATGGATGTGGTATTGACCGGACGGGCTTCTTTTTCAAGATTCTCTCCTCAATCAACAGATTATGAAGCGGTAGAAGATATCCTTCAAAAATTCAATTTAACCCATTTAAAAGATAAATCTTACACTTCCCTTTCCGGCGGAGAAAGACAACTGGTACTCTTATGCCGTGTTTTGGTTCAGAAACCTGATATTTTAATGCTGGATGAACCTACCAATCATCTGGATCTGCACTATCAGGTTGCCGTGCTGGAAGTCATCCGCCAGCTGGTGAATGAAGGCACTACGGTTTTATGCGTTATGCATGATCCTAACCTTGCTTTTCAGTTTGGCGATGATTTTTTTGTCATGCGTCAGAATGAGCTGGTTCCTGTTCAATCTCTGGAAAAAGATGAATTGAAACAGCTTCTGGAAGACACTTACCAGGTTCCTTTACACGTGTTGGATAATCAGGGAACTCCCATGTTTGCACCTCAATTAAAATAA
- a CDS encoding hydrogenase maturation nickel metallochaperone HypA has translation MHELSIVKDIFDTLEEHYNAKVEDIQQVQVTAGLLSNVQPVLIQNAFDAFITDHPVYREMELEVFVNDIIARCEQCHKDFPVRYHKFVCQDCGTPSAHIVQGNELFISKVIFKQKDH, from the coding sequence ATGCATGAATTAAGTATAGTGAAGGATATTTTTGACACCTTGGAAGAGCATTATAACGCCAAAGTTGAAGATATTCAACAAGTTCAGGTAACGGCAGGACTCCTGTCCAATGTACAGCCCGTCCTGATTCAGAATGCATTTGATGCATTTATTACCGACCATCCTGTGTACCGGGAAATGGAACTGGAAGTTTTTGTCAATGATATTATCGCCCGTTGTGAGCAGTGTCATAAAGACTTTCCTGTCCGGTATCACAAGTTTGTATGTCAGGACTGTGGCACGCCGTCCGCCCATATTGTTCAGGGAAATGAACTCTTTATCTCAAAAGTAATTTTTAAACAAAAAGACCATTAA
- the hypB gene encoding hydrogenase nickel incorporation protein HypB, whose product MSTANPKSLGNRVGSVQCDNTTLHLLKANDFVAKAIRERLNSICVINVCSSPGSGKTTLMQETGKRLARDLNISILVGDPETERDAIRMREVGINALQIVTGGMCHIEAQMILQALDHIDLEGVDLLFIENVGNLLCPSAFDLGEDYRVTLLASTEGDDKPKKYPRMFLTSELMLVSKADLLPYVPFSVEAVTKDAHEVNPNLEVMTISTLNGEGIDQWCEWLKEKVQLKKENAAKEA is encoded by the coding sequence ATGTCAACAGCGAATCCAAAAAGTCTAGGAAACCGCGTAGGGTCGGTTCAATGTGATAATACAACCCTTCATTTATTAAAAGCCAATGATTTTGTAGCTAAAGCTATCAGAGAGCGTTTAAATAGTATTTGTGTCATCAATGTGTGCTCTTCTCCTGGATCAGGAAAAACAACTTTAATGCAGGAAACAGGAAAACGTCTTGCCAGAGATCTTAATATTTCAATCCTGGTGGGAGATCCTGAGACAGAGCGTGACGCTATCCGTATGCGTGAAGTGGGGATTAACGCACTGCAAATTGTAACCGGCGGAATGTGTCATATCGAAGCTCAGATGATTCTGCAGGCTTTGGATCACATTGATCTGGAAGGGGTAGATTTATTATTTATTGAAAACGTAGGAAACCTGCTTTGCCCTTCTGCCTTTGATCTGGGTGAAGATTACCGTGTAACACTCCTTGCCTCCACAGAAGGTGATGACAAGCCTAAAAAATACCCTCGTATGTTCTTAACCAGTGAATTGATGCTCGTTTCCAAAGCAGACCTCCTTCCTTATGTTCCGTTCTCTGTAGAGGCAGTAACAAAAGATGCTCATGAGGTGAATCCAAACTTAGAAGTAATGACGATCAGCACTTTAAACGGCGAGGGAATTGATCAATGGTGCGAGTGGCTGAAAGAAAAGGTACAACTGAAAAAGGAAAATGCGGCTAAAGAAGCTTAA
- a CDS encoding ABC transporter substrate-binding protein, with the protein MNIKNSLITSLFAVILLLQSCQKTKDSVYTASSDQQVTATDSRGKAITLPHEAIRIVVLYNALVDDVYMLQAGKKIVGIPQQIYEMEDTYSFLSKLDDRIKNKTIATPTFGGQSSNAESIVGLKPDLVLTFNTDQDNINQLENLGIPVFTFSSLNDAKILDELKNVGKLLGKEKRAEEITGYVSEEVKKMRASQESSPKKIYYAWSKGRIMSTSGKGSLIDMAITLSGAQNVCPVPIEAPNISAETMYKWNPDLIILWNSRLSDVYDLKELAALPAVKNKQVFAMSPSFPYDPHTVKFMLFAKQLRHWCMPEYTQEQLDQDVKKAFEVIYGKKD; encoded by the coding sequence ATGAACATTAAAAACAGCCTGATCACATCTCTTTTTGCAGTGATACTCCTTTTACAAAGCTGTCAAAAAACGAAAGACTCTGTCTATACAGCATCTTCAGATCAACAAGTCACTGCTACGGACAGCAGGGGCAAGGCCATTACTCTTCCCCATGAAGCGATACGGATTGTCGTATTGTACAACGCGTTGGTGGATGATGTGTATATGCTTCAGGCAGGAAAAAAAATTGTAGGGATCCCGCAGCAGATCTATGAAATGGAAGATACCTACAGTTTTCTTTCAAAACTGGATGACCGCATCAAAAATAAAACTATTGCCACCCCCACTTTTGGAGGACAATCCAGCAATGCAGAAAGTATTGTCGGTTTAAAACCGGACTTAGTTCTCACCTTTAATACCGATCAGGATAACATCAATCAGCTTGAAAACCTGGGAATTCCAGTATTTACGTTTTCATCTCTAAATGATGCGAAGATTCTTGATGAGTTGAAAAATGTAGGAAAACTGTTAGGTAAAGAAAAACGTGCAGAAGAAATCACAGGATATGTTTCTGAAGAAGTCAAAAAAATGAGAGCTTCCCAAGAATCATCTCCTAAAAAAATCTACTATGCGTGGTCAAAAGGACGCATCATGTCCACATCAGGGAAAGGAAGCCTGATCGATATGGCGATTACCTTATCGGGGGCCCAGAATGTCTGTCCCGTTCCGATAGAAGCACCTAATATCAGTGCAGAAACCATGTATAAATGGAACCCTGACTTAATTATTTTATGGAATTCCAGATTATCTGATGTGTATGATCTTAAGGAACTGGCTGCTCTTCCGGCTGTTAAAAACAAACAGGTATTTGCGATGTCTCCTTCCTTTCCGTATGATCCGCACACGGTGAAATTTATGTTGTTTGCCAAGCAGCTCCGTCACTGGTGCATGCCTGAATACACACAAGAACAGCTTGATCAGGATGTTAAAAAAGCCTTTGAAGTCATCTACGGCAAAAAGGATTGA
- a CDS encoding helix-turn-helix transcriptional regulator, which produces MDNDFQYKFIKPDHIIADFVENLGTFHNASNEPKEVVVIPDGRIDLFLSQSPTEPFHITLLGLETYPEQRQIPPKTTAFIISFKPIAVEYILQASIADLLNTGKELPPDFWGFTADDIQSFELCSQKATEIIKELLPVKTDERKLRLFELMYLSNGEMSVQELSEQVGWSSRQINRYFTKQLGLSLKAYCTILRFRASLEHIAHGKLFPELNYTDQNHFIKEIKKFSGVAPKELSKNKNDRFVLLSVLKGE; this is translated from the coding sequence ATGGATAATGACTTTCAATACAAATTTATCAAGCCCGACCATATTATTGCTGATTTTGTAGAAAATCTGGGCACTTTTCATAATGCTTCAAATGAACCTAAAGAAGTTGTTGTGATTCCCGATGGAAGAATTGATCTGTTTTTGTCTCAATCTCCCACGGAACCTTTTCACATTACACTTTTAGGATTGGAAACCTATCCCGAACAAAGACAGATCCCACCAAAAACAACAGCTTTTATCATAAGTTTTAAACCGATTGCTGTTGAATATATTTTACAAGCTTCTATTGCCGATCTATTAAACACAGGAAAAGAACTTCCTCCCGATTTCTGGGGTTTCACAGCAGATGACATTCAAAGTTTTGAACTTTGTTCTCAAAAAGCGACAGAAATAATTAAAGAATTGTTACCGGTGAAAACCGATGAAAGAAAACTGAGGCTTTTTGAGCTGATGTATTTATCAAATGGTGAAATGAGCGTGCAGGAACTCTCGGAACAAGTGGGCTGGAGCAGCCGTCAGATCAACCGTTATTTCACCAAACAGCTGGGATTGTCTTTAAAAGCTTACTGTACTATTTTACGCTTCAGAGCATCATTGGAACATATTGCCCACGGTAAGCTCTTTCCCGAACTTAATTATACCGATCAGAATCATTTCATCAAAGAAATCAAAAAGTTTTCGGGAGTGGCTCCCAAAGAATTATCCAAAAATAAAAACGACCGATTTGTACTATTATCCGTATTGAAAGGGGAATAA